A window from Dysidea avara chromosome 2, odDysAvar1.4, whole genome shotgun sequence encodes these proteins:
- the LOC136247853 gene encoding uncharacterized protein, producing the protein MKKPVVLSLPLQYHHLQLAFKDIYRLGKFRDNRTKPRPLLVKFLCSIDVSNVLWNKSKPKSGIFLKPDLSADERAKESLLLKERWSLIQKGVEHETFNSSEILPSAYNIFRRDKTLGGGGVFIGVKNHLTAMVENLPINSDAEFIWVKLLTQESQPVFICSFYRPPICEMEPLLSLNAALKVIAEKEANYPVIILGGDFNLPHISWDNGCGQVNPSPAYGLQVNNTLLDIVNDFHLEQLVHENTHDNHTLGDFDRIRERISIFQQNFLSSEPYAKSVETNWTEFKNTIKQLMDEFIPQKQVQSSNHIPWLNRQIKHKIKERKRLYNIARRSQTPSTWASYRKIKNEITKEIRTAHSNYQCQLFENDSNNTSKKFWKYVKSLRKDHVGVSTLSSGGKQVTDSFDKAKLLNNQFHSVFTNENLTDIPTAESSYPSMPEISFSTEGILNYFAN; encoded by the exons ATGAAAAAGCCAGTGGTCCTCAGTCTGCCTCTCCAGTACCATCACCTACAACTAG CTTTCAAAGACATCTATCGTCTTGGAAAATTTAGAGACAACAGAACTAAGCCAAGACCATTATTAGTTAAATTTCTCTGCTCAATTGATGTCAGCAATGTACTTTGGAATAAATCAAAGCCTAAGTCAGGAATCTTTTTGAAACCCGATCTGTCTGCTGATGAACGAGCAAAGGAGTCACTATTATTGAAGGAGCGATGGTCTCTAATCCAAAAGGGTGTTGAAC ACGAAACCTTCAACTCCTCTGAAATATTACCATCAGCCTATAACATATTCAGAAGGGACAAAACCTTAGGTGGAGGAGGGGTATTCATTGGTGTAAAGAACCATCTCACTGCCATGGTTGAGAACTTACCAATTAACAGTGATGCTGAATTTATTTGGGTGAAACTACTAACACAGGAATCACAGCCTGTCTTCATATGTTCTTTTTATAGACCACCAATCTGTGAAATGGAGCCTTTACTATCATTAAATGCAGCTTTAAAGGTAATAGCTGAAAAAGAAGCTAATTATCCTGTTATAATCTTAGGAGGAGATTTTAATCTACCTCATATTTCATGGGACAATGGATGTGGTCAGGTTAATCCCAGCCCAGCTTATGGCCTACAAGTTAATAATACCTTGCTAGATATAGTCAATGATTTTCACTTGGAACAATTAGTACATGAAAATACTCATGATAATCACACTCT AGGAGATTTTGACAGAATAAGAGAGCGTATATCAATTTTTCAACAGAATTTCTTATCCTCAGAGCCATATGCTAAATCTGTTGAAACAAACTGGACAGAATTCAAGAATACTATTAAGCAACTTATGGATGAATTTATTCCTCAAAAACAAGTACAATCATCTAATCACATTCCATGGTTAAATCGTCAAATCAAGCACAAAATTAAAGAACGCAAACGGCTTTACAATATTGCTAGAAGATCACAAACTCCCAGTACCTGGGCATCTTATCGTAAAATCAAGAATGAGATAACTAAGGAAATCAGAACAGCCCACAGTAACTATCAGTGCCAGCTATTTGAGAATGACTCCAATAATACCTCTAAAAAGTTTTGGAAATATGTCAAGAGCTTAAGGAAAGATCATGTAGGGGTATCAACACTATCTTCTGGTGGTAAACAAGTAACTGATAGTTTTGACAAGGCCAAACTTTTAAACAACCAGTTTCACTCAGTATTTACAAATGAGAATCTTACTGACATCCCAACTGCAGAATCTTCATATCCATCTATGCCTGAAATATCATTTTCTACtgaaggaattttaaattacttTGCGAACTAg